A region of the Hemitrygon akajei chromosome 11, sHemAka1.3, whole genome shotgun sequence genome:
CACAGTACATAATGGAACCCTTTGTTAGATCTCAGTAGCATTTTTTTTTGGTTCATTTCAGAGTTCCAGCGTTCATGTACACAATCTGCATTGCATGTTACTTTTGTTTGGTAGTATTCATTCTGATACACTATTTCTGGGCTGTACTTTCCTGAGGCTACATCCCATTAAAtgcagctagtttaaataatggGTGATCtcactacaacacacacaaaatgctggtggaactcagcagttcaggcagcatctatggagaggaataaacagttgacattttgggccgagacccttcatcaagattggaTCTGGGTCAGATCTATTACGCAAAGGGAACTTGATCTGGTGAGGAAAAGTCCAGAGTAATCTGTAAACTTATTGACAATTCTTTACAGTGATATCAAtttaaacacagaacagtacagcagaggaatAGGCCttttgtgctgaaccaattaaaatcagtaatcaaatggccaactgaactaatcccttctgcctacacaatgtccacgtccctccatttccctcacattcatgtgcctgtctacagagcataaaacagtacagcacaggaacaggccccttgGAAGCATCTTCCCCTCAGTGAAATGGATTCAAGCAGAAAATAGTTAACTAACTTGAGCTCCAACCCTGGTCGGGCTAAGTTAACCCAAAATAGCTGACTGACTGCAGGCTGGAATAGGCAAGAGTGGTAGAAGGTTCACTAATTCTCCCGTTGGCACATCAGCATTTCAGTTTGTCTGAATGAAGCAAAGCCAAGCACTGGGTTCTACTAGCTTAATTAGGAAGGAAAGCAAATGAGCAAGCTCATTTGCATGTTCTTAAAAACGAAAGGTGAACTAAGCAGAAAGACAAGAGAAGGTCCCATATGATGTGTCCTTGTTGGAGTATGGACCaactttttttttttattttgaacgAGCTACCTCAGAACAAAAAAAGGCCGGCTAAAATGAAAACCGTGCGGCGGTGAGGTGCACAGTTTGCCCAAGGTTTATTGTTAACGCCATCTGACTGACCCAAACTGCCCGGATTCCTGAAGTGGTTTAGTAGTTGTATTGGCGCCGGGGTGGCTGGTACACAAAGTTGCCGTGGAGTTTGGTCCGGCGGTGGCGGCTCTCCCTCGCTAGGTTCTGCCTCTGGATCCGGTTGCGACTCAGCTGGCGTCTCTCAAACCGCTGTTTCGCCCGTTGGACGAAGAGGACCTGATTTGCCTTTTCCAAGATGCCCGTTCGCCCTAGCACTGCCGCAGGAGCCGGGGGTGCCCAACGTTCCACCCTAGTCTGAGCTGTTGTTCTACAAGAGGGAGCAAGAAGCCAAGTTTCATGAATCAGACTTCTAACACATTATTGCATCCACACTATTGTTTCCCTGTCAACATGCCACATGTCCGTTGCATACTTAACCTGGAAATGAAGCACAATAGAGTACAACCTCACTGTCCAGGGAAGCAATAGAGGCAACCtcattaaatatacttaagacacagttaaattttgttttgcatggcagaagaattgagggttatggggaaaaggtaagCAGGTGGAGCAGAGTCCATGACCAGaccagtcatgatcttattgaatggtggaacaggcatgATGGGCCCAATAGCCTACCCATGCCTACTGATCTTCTAAAAGAGTCTGCCACAtgtctgctttttttttaaatttgatttTTGATGACTATGTTCAGGTCAGAGGTCAGAACTGAAGGAGTGCAGAAACTTCTATTTACCTAACGAGATACAGTGTGGGATAGGCCCTTCTAGATAcatcccagcaacccctgattttatcctagcctaatcacgagacaatttacaatgaccaattaaccttataCATattacacctttggaatgtgggaggaaaccggagcacccggagaaaacccatgcatagAACCGACTCCTCGcagatgacatcagaattgaaccctgatgaTCCGAGCTGTTGAAGGGTCACGGGgcaactgggagggggagggtaaggAACTGAAGTTTGAAAGCAAGGATGAACATCTAAGATGTGTTACTTATCAGTAGGCCGCCGCTGTCAACAAGTGACCAGAGGACCAAATTCAGAATTAGAACAAAAACTGGAGAGTTGGGATCACATTGTCTAGTCTACAAGGTAACAACAGCACTGTAACAAATCTTTGCTATTAAATTGGAAGAAAGCACAGTAAAGCTCCAATAAATCCGTTATGTGACAGTTCAGCATCTGGCTGCCTCATTAGTCCAGAGTTCGAAAAGCTCCAATTACTGGGTTGCTTCCATTCCCTTGAAGCTGACTGCGCTCAGTTTCCTGCTTGCCCCCTTTAAAATCACCCAATTCACAGGAAACAATTATACTGCTATATCATATGTACAAAGCTATGTGGGGCTCACTCCGAATATCAGGAAAACCTGCACATCAGGCGCGGTAGCATAGAGGGATTGAATTCCCGCTGTGTCTGTAAGGAAgttgtgactgtgtggctttcctctggggctctggtttcctcccacgttccaaaggcgtGCAGGTTAGGGTTAGAAAGTTGTGGCCATGCAGAAGTACTTGCGGGCCACCCCCTGCACATAGTCAGACAGTGTTGGTCATCGATGCAAAATGGCGCAAATCACTGTTACGTgtcaatgtacctgtgacaaataaagctcatctttttaAGGATGAACTTTGCAttatgtacattgaaatacagtgaaatgtgtagaCCAGTACAGACAGGACTCTGCTGGGGACAGTGCGCAAGTGCTTGAGCAGACccgcagcttactaaccctaacctgtacatctctgggaatgtgggaggaagctcatACAAGCACAGGGAGAAATGCAAACTTCTTACAAATCCGGAACGGAGCCCTGACTGGTGATCACCCCCTGCAGTAGCGTTAACTATCCGCTCTGTCACCATGCCAATGGCAAGGGTGAAGAGTATCGGAGCGTTACTGTGTATTTAATCACCCTGAAAGGGGTGATTTAGTTAGTGTACGAGGAGGATAGAGGGTTTTCCATCTCATTGAACCCCCTCCCACCACACGCCCTCACGCTAAAGCCCCAGACAGTTCTTACCCAATGTTGATCTCGCTGACCTCCTCCAGGGTACTGGTGTTGATGTTGCTGTCGGCATAAACAGACATGCTCGGGTGCTCAATGAGCAGATTTTCCAAGGGGCTACTCTCCACCTGGATGTCATCCTGGCCTTCTGCAGTAAAACAGGGGGGAGGGGTGacaaaccaactctcttccaacGTGCCGGCCGAAGACCGGGCAGGACTGGAGTCACTGCCGCGAGAAAGAGACTCAAGAGAAGAAGGGGCCAGTGGAGGAGGGGTGTCGTCAGGCACGGTAGAGTTTGCCTTCACCTCCACTTCTTCGCTTGAGGGGGTAACGCAAGCATCTGGATTCACAACTTGCAGGTACGGGTAGGAGGGGCATAGTGTCATCCAATGGTGGGCATGGTGGTCGTAACAAGTTGGTGCGAGAGAATCAAAAGAATTTGGTTGAAAGGGTTTGAAGGGAAAATTAGGGAGAGGgtgaaaagaa
Encoded here:
- the tp53inp2b gene encoding tumor protein p53-inducible nuclear protein 1 isoform X1, with amino-acid sequence MFHRFTSFFYADSEDVCTLAPDPKLTEKEDDGWLIVDFPVVNPDACVTPSSEEVEVKANSTVPDDTPPPLAPSSLESLSRGSDSSPARSSAGTLEESWFVTPPPCFTAEGQDDIQVESSPLENLLIEHPSMSVYADSNINTSTLEEVSEINIGTTAQTRVERWAPPAPAAVLGRTGILEKANQVLFVQRAKQRFERRQLSRNRIQRQNLARESRHRRTKLHGNFVYQPPRRQYNY
- the tp53inp2b gene encoding tumor protein p53-inducible nuclear protein 1 isoform X2 — encoded protein: MFHRFTSFFYADSEDVCTLAPDPKLTEKEDDGWLIVDFPDACVTPSSEEVEVKANSTVPDDTPPPLAPSSLESLSRGSDSSPARSSAGTLEESWFVTPPPCFTAEGQDDIQVESSPLENLLIEHPSMSVYADSNINTSTLEEVSEINIGTTAQTRVERWAPPAPAAVLGRTGILEKANQVLFVQRAKQRFERRQLSRNRIQRQNLARESRHRRTKLHGNFVYQPPRRQYNY